Proteins from a genomic interval of Pseudomonas silesiensis:
- a CDS encoding ABC transporter substrate-binding protein, whose protein sequence is MSKRLSFAPLAAAIGLGFSLIAGSLVAPTVARGEGEIRIAEQFGIVYLLLNVVRDQNLIEKYGKQEGLDIKVDWTQLSGGAAVNDALLSGSIDIAGAGVGPLLTIWDRTHGKQNVKAVASLGNFPYYLVSNNPKVKTIADFTEKDRIAVPAVGVSVQSRFLQYAAAKQWGDKEFNRLDKYTIAVPHPDATAALIAGGTELSGHFSNPPFQDQALTNPNVHVVLNTYDLLGPNSPTVLFATEKFRNENPKTYKAFVEALTEAAQFAQNDKGAAADTYIRVTKAKIDRAALLKIIDNPQFEFSVTPKNTYPLAEFLFRVGAIKNKPDSWKDYFFQDAKPLQGS, encoded by the coding sequence ATGTCCAAACGCCTTTCATTTGCACCCTTGGCTGCGGCCATCGGCCTGGGTTTCAGCCTGATCGCCGGCAGCCTGGTCGCGCCGACCGTGGCCCGGGGCGAAGGTGAAATCCGCATCGCCGAACAGTTCGGCATTGTTTACCTGTTGCTCAATGTAGTGCGCGATCAGAACCTGATCGAGAAATACGGCAAGCAGGAAGGCCTCGACATCAAGGTCGACTGGACCCAGCTCTCCGGTGGCGCGGCGGTCAACGATGCATTGCTCTCCGGTTCCATCGACATTGCCGGTGCTGGCGTCGGTCCGTTGCTGACCATCTGGGATCGCACCCACGGCAAGCAGAACGTCAAGGCCGTAGCCTCTCTGGGCAACTTCCCCTACTACCTGGTGAGCAACAATCCCAAGGTCAAGACCATTGCCGACTTCACCGAGAAGGATCGCATCGCGGTGCCGGCGGTGGGCGTCTCGGTGCAGTCGCGGTTCCTGCAATACGCGGCTGCCAAGCAGTGGGGCGACAAGGAATTCAATCGCCTCGACAAGTACACCATCGCCGTTCCGCACCCCGACGCCACGGCGGCGCTGATCGCTGGCGGCACCGAATTGAGCGGGCACTTTTCCAATCCGCCGTTCCAGGATCAGGCGCTGACCAATCCCAACGTGCATGTGGTGCTGAACACTTACGACTTGCTCGGCCCGAACTCGCCGACGGTGCTGTTCGCCACAGAGAAATTCCGCAACGAGAACCCGAAGACCTACAAGGCTTTCGTCGAGGCGCTGACCGAAGCGGCGCAGTTTGCCCAGAACGATAAAGGTGCGGCGGCCGATACTTATATCCGCGTCACCAAGGCAAAAATCGACCGTGCTGCGCTGTTGAAGATCATCGACAATCCGCAGTTCGAGTTCAGCGTCACACCGAAAAATACCTATCCGTTGGCCGAGTTCCTCTTCCGTGTCGGCGCGATTAAAAACAAACCTGACTCGTGGAAGGACTACTTCTTCCAGGATGCCAAGCCGTTGCAAGGGAGCTGA
- a CDS encoding ABC transporter ATP-binding protein, protein MNAPLQGHTVSNPIAAAQALLSVDKVSLEYRTPQRVVRATHQVSFDIDPADRFVLLGPSGCGKSTLLKAVAGFIQPCEGEIRLQGQTVTAPGPDRIVVFQEFDQLPPWKTVKQNVMFPLLASKTLKRQEAEERALHYLEKVGLAAFADAYPHTLSGGMKARVAIARALAMQPKILLMDEPFAALDALTRRKMQEELLLLWEEVRFTLLFVTHSIEEALVVGNRILLLSPHPGRVRAEVHSHQYDLHSLGGVEFQASARRIHRLLFDEGQSPDTERELDFSDIRIAY, encoded by the coding sequence ATGAACGCCCCTTTGCAAGGCCACACGGTCAGCAACCCGATCGCGGCAGCGCAGGCGCTGTTGTCGGTCGACAAGGTCAGCCTTGAATATCGCACGCCACAACGGGTGGTTCGGGCGACTCATCAGGTCAGTTTCGACATCGATCCGGCGGACCGTTTTGTGCTGCTCGGTCCATCCGGTTGCGGCAAGTCGACGTTGCTCAAGGCCGTCGCCGGATTCATCCAGCCTTGCGAGGGCGAGATTCGGCTGCAAGGGCAAACCGTCACTGCGCCGGGACCGGACCGGATCGTGGTGTTCCAGGAGTTCGATCAACTGCCGCCGTGGAAAACCGTCAAACAGAACGTGATGTTTCCGCTGCTGGCGTCGAAAACCCTTAAGCGCCAGGAGGCCGAAGAACGGGCGCTGCACTATCTGGAGAAGGTCGGGCTGGCGGCGTTTGCCGATGCCTATCCGCATACCCTTTCCGGTGGGATGAAGGCGCGGGTGGCCATTGCCCGAGCCTTGGCGATGCAGCCGAAAATCCTCCTGATGGACGAACCCTTCGCGGCCCTCGATGCGTTGACCCGGCGCAAAATGCAGGAAGAGTTGCTGCTGCTCTGGGAGGAAGTGCGTTTCACGTTGCTGTTCGTCACTCATTCCATCGAAGAAGCGCTGGTGGTGGGCAATCGGATTTTGCTGCTGTCGCCCCATCCGGGTCGCGTGCGGGCCGAAGTCCACAGCCATCAATACGATTTGCACAGCCTTGGCGGCGTGGAGTTCCAAGCGTCCGCGCGGCGCATTCATCGCTTGTTGTTCGATGAAGGCCAGTCACCGGACACCGAGCGCGAGCTGGATTTTTCCGACATCCGCATCGCTTATTGA
- a CDS encoding ABC transporter permease, translated as MSQLSSERQAFETVLQPLTSVPLERELPLGQRLWQQGWLRKSLILILLAVLWEVVARIQDNDLLLPSFLQTSSALYDGLLSGELLGKVWISLVVLLKGYLIGIVLAFALTTLAVSTQFGRDLLSTLTSMFNPLPAIALLPLALLWFGLGQNSLIFVLVHSVLWALALNTYAGFLGVSETLRMAGRNYGLKGMRFVLFILIPAALPSILAGLKIGWAFAWRTLIAAELVFGATSGKGGLGWYIFQNRNELYTDKVFAGLAVVILIGLLVENLVFDTLERVTVKRWGMLR; from the coding sequence ATGAGCCAGTTATCATCTGAACGACAAGCATTCGAAACCGTTTTGCAGCCCCTGACGAGCGTGCCGCTGGAGCGTGAATTGCCGCTTGGCCAGCGCCTGTGGCAACAAGGTTGGCTGCGCAAAAGCCTGATCCTGATTTTGCTGGCGGTGCTGTGGGAAGTGGTTGCCCGGATTCAGGACAACGACCTGCTGCTACCAAGTTTCCTGCAGACTTCCAGCGCACTGTATGACGGCCTGCTCAGCGGCGAGTTGCTGGGCAAGGTGTGGATTTCCCTGGTGGTGTTGCTCAAGGGCTACCTGATCGGCATCGTGCTGGCGTTTGCCTTGACGACCTTGGCAGTGTCGACGCAGTTCGGTCGCGACCTGCTGAGTACGCTGACCTCGATGTTCAACCCCCTGCCGGCGATTGCGCTGTTGCCGTTGGCGCTACTGTGGTTTGGCCTGGGGCAGAACAGCTTGATTTTCGTGCTGGTGCATTCGGTGCTCTGGGCGTTGGCGCTGAACACCTATGCCGGGTTCCTCGGCGTCTCGGAAACCCTGCGCATGGCCGGGCGTAACTATGGCCTCAAGGGGATGCGTTTTGTGCTGTTCATCCTGATCCCGGCAGCGCTGCCATCGATCCTGGCCGGGCTGAAAATCGGTTGGGCCTTCGCCTGGCGCACGCTGATCGCCGCGGAATTGGTGTTCGGTGCGACCAGTGGCAAGGGCGGGTTGGGCTGGTATATTTTTCAGAATCGTAATGAGTTGTATACCGACAAGGTGTTTGCAGGGTTGGCGGTGGTGATTTTGATTGGGTTGCTGGTGGAGAATCTGGTGTTTGATACGTTGGAACGGGTGACGGTAAAGCGGTGGGGGATGTTGCGTTAA
- a CDS encoding RHS repeat-associated core domain-containing protein: MPPINSIDQKKLHTQRTVLLATDNKNSVLVEVVGNDTNYRAYSAYGHQSAQEDVASQLGFNGELHEAKTGWYLLGNGYRAYNPRLMRFHSTDSWSPFGRGELNPYMYCAGDPINWSDPTGHVTLFNKVIDFAFSVKRFFSGDPGFNVSGGGNGLARGAQGLLVNIANNRPVRPPPVDSRITSVYQDVGSAARPALTGPGVLFAGFADAGGFRNSGSGSSRTSYSTQRITRSNSLPPSYDPPPSYNEAMALSNADTFSSSQRGRSFVVNRVADPDGRYYKFHPPRMEHRQLPPAPPPPPLPRPRIPSPTPPSSRDSTPPRSRNPSGDPPLAGRDQNPTYAAMALIRGG, translated from the coding sequence ATGCCCCCAATCAATTCGATTGATCAAAAGAAATTGCACACACAACGCACTGTGTTGCTGGCGACAGACAACAAAAACTCAGTGCTTGTCGAAGTAGTTGGTAACGACACCAATTACCGGGCTTATTCCGCCTATGGGCATCAGTCCGCCCAAGAGGACGTCGCGTCACAACTAGGTTTCAATGGCGAACTGCACGAGGCTAAGACGGGGTGGTATTTACTAGGGAACGGCTACCGCGCTTACAACCCGCGATTGATGCGTTTTCATAGTACGGACAGTTGGAGTCCGTTTGGGCGGGGCGAGTTGAATCCGTATATGTACTGTGCAGGGGATCCGATTAATTGGTCCGATCCCACTGGACACGTAACACTTTTCAATAAAGTGATCGATTTCGCTTTTAGTGTTAAGAGATTTTTTTCGGGAGACCCGGGATTTAATGTTTCGGGGGGAGGGAATGGATTAGCCAGGGGAGCTCAGGGACTACTAGTTAACATAGCAAACAATAGACCGGTGCGCCCGCCCCCCGTTGATTCTAGAATAACCAGTGTTTACCAAGATGTTGGCTCTGCAGCCAGACCAGCGCTGACAGGGCCCGGAGTATTGTTCGCTGGCTTCGCTGACGCCGGCGGGTTTAGAAACTCAGGCTCAGGTTCGTCACGCACAAGCTATTCCACTCAGCGAATAACCAGGAGCAACTCACTGCCACCTTCTTACGATCCACCTCCTTCTTACAATGAAGCAATGGCTCTTTCGAATGCAGACACTTTTTCAAGTTCGCAGCGGGGCAGGTCCTTCGTGGTGAACAGAGTCGCTGACCCGGACGGCCGCTACTATAAATTTCATCCACCTCGCATGGAGCATCGACAACTTCCGCCAGCCCCACCACCGCCACCTCTACCGCGGCCTCGAATCCCATCTCCGACTCCCCCGTCCAGCCGGGACTCGACTCCTCCGCGCTCACGCAACCCCAGCGGCGACCCACCCTTAGCAGGGAGGGATCAGAATCCAACTTATGCGGCAATGGCTTTGATAAGAGGGGGTTAG
- a CDS encoding slipin family protein, whose product MGLQLGFAALLLLLIALAGSTFRILREYERGVVFQLGRFWQVKGPGLILLIPVVQQMVRVDLRTVVLDVPPQDVITRDNVSVKVNAVLYFRVLDPQKAIIQVEDFLMATSQLAQTTLRAVLGKHELDELLAERERLNVDIQQVLDAQTDAWGIKVANVEIKHVDLNESMVRAIAKQAEAERERRAKVIHAEGELQASEKLMQAAEMLGRQPGAMQLRYMQTLSSIAGDKSSTIVFPLPIELLKGMADLSSKE is encoded by the coding sequence ATGGGCCTGCAACTGGGTTTTGCCGCGCTGCTTCTATTGCTGATTGCACTGGCCGGGTCGACCTTTCGTATCCTGCGCGAATACGAGCGCGGCGTGGTGTTCCAGCTCGGGCGCTTCTGGCAGGTCAAGGGCCCCGGCCTGATCCTGCTGATTCCGGTGGTCCAGCAAATGGTTCGCGTCGATTTGCGCACCGTGGTCCTCGACGTGCCGCCCCAAGACGTCATCACCCGCGACAACGTCTCGGTCAAGGTCAATGCGGTGTTGTATTTCCGCGTGCTCGATCCGCAAAAAGCGATCATCCAGGTCGAAGATTTCCTCATGGCCACCAGCCAACTGGCCCAGACCACGTTACGAGCGGTGCTCGGTAAACACGAACTGGATGAACTGCTGGCCGAACGGGAGCGCTTGAACGTTGATATCCAGCAAGTGCTCGACGCCCAGACCGACGCCTGGGGCATCAAGGTGGCCAACGTCGAGATCAAGCACGTGGACCTCAATGAATCGATGGTGCGCGCAATTGCCAAGCAGGCCGAAGCCGAACGGGAACGTCGGGCCAAAGTGATCCATGCCGAAGGCGAACTGCAGGCGTCGGAAAAACTGATGCAGGCCGCCGAAATGCTGGGCCGTCAGCCGGGTGCCATGCAGCTGCGGTATATGCAGACGCTGAGTTCGATCGCCGGCGACAAGAGCTCGACCATCGTCTTTCCGCTACCGATCGAATTGCTCAAGGGGATGGCGGATTTGTCGTCGAAGGAGTGA
- a CDS encoding NfeD family protein, with protein MNIRRCAAALLLALSGSVFAADTIVLLAPNPIGIWLITFGIAFLIAEAALPNYGVIGLGGIVMFVIGAVILTNTEVPVPLMIGLGLISALLLIFLLIRALKTRPRHNVSGDAGLVGSVTPVMSLAGNAYNGWVHLQGERWQVLSATPLQPGQRVRVMARKGLLLEVAAADAAPGGE; from the coding sequence GTGAACATTCGTCGTTGTGCTGCTGCGCTGCTGTTGGCCTTGAGCGGATCGGTCTTCGCCGCCGACACGATTGTCTTGCTGGCACCCAACCCCATCGGGATCTGGCTGATCACCTTTGGCATCGCGTTTCTGATTGCCGAGGCGGCGCTGCCCAATTACGGCGTGATCGGGTTGGGCGGCATTGTGATGTTCGTGATCGGGGCGGTGATCCTGACGAATACCGAGGTGCCGGTGCCGTTGATGATTGGCCTGGGACTAATCAGTGCCCTGCTGCTGATCTTCCTGCTGATCCGCGCCCTGAAGACCAGGCCACGCCACAACGTCAGTGGCGATGCGGGGCTGGTTGGCAGCGTGACGCCGGTGATGTCGCTGGCCGGCAATGCCTATAACGGCTGGGTGCACCTGCAGGGAGAGAGGTGGCAGGTGCTGAGCGCCACGCCGCTGCAACCCGGGCAACGGGTCCGGGTGATGGCACGCAAGGGATTACTGCTGGAAGTGGCCGCGGCTGACGCGGCGCCGGGTGGAGAATAA
- a CDS encoding aminoacyl-tRNA deacylase: MRMARTVQKSLEKAHCEYDIVTHPHSASSLETARVAGIPAERVAKSVILDDHHGHYLMAVLPASRHLDLSKVRSSGEWQVSRESNLPHLFDDCERGAVPALGEAYGLDVVIDPLLTRQKDIYLEAGNHTNLLHMNMPEFLKMVPHAEVRELSS, from the coding sequence ATGCGTATGGCAAGAACCGTGCAGAAAAGCCTGGAAAAGGCTCACTGCGAATATGACATCGTCACCCACCCACACTCGGCCAGCAGCCTTGAAACGGCGCGGGTCGCGGGCATTCCTGCCGAGCGGGTGGCCAAGTCGGTCATCCTCGACGATCACCATGGTCATTACCTGATGGCCGTGCTCCCCGCCAGCCGTCACCTGGACCTGAGCAAAGTTCGCAGCAGTGGCGAATGGCAGGTTTCACGGGAAAGCAATCTGCCGCACCTGTTTGATGACTGCGAACGCGGTGCCGTCCCCGCCCTGGGTGAGGCCTATGGGCTCGATGTGGTGATCGATCCGCTGCTGACCCGGCAGAAAGATATTTATCTGGAAGCCGGCAACCACACCAACCTGCTGCACATGAACATGCCGGAGTTCCTGAAAATGGTGCCCCATGCCGAAGTGCGGGAGTTGAGCAGTTGA
- a CDS encoding DUF2789 domain-containing protein has product MQSPTHSLPSLFKQLGLPDDAESIDKFIATHSPLKPELHLADAFFWSPSQAELLREEILDDADWAEVVDQLDVLLRKGRGV; this is encoded by the coding sequence ATGCAATCCCCAACCCACAGCCTCCCCTCGCTGTTCAAACAACTCGGCCTGCCTGATGACGCCGAAAGCATCGATAAATTCATCGCCACACATTCACCGCTCAAACCGGAATTGCACCTGGCGGATGCGTTTTTCTGGAGCCCGAGCCAGGCGGAGCTCTTGCGGGAAGAGATTCTGGATGACGCGGATTGGGCGGAGGTGGTGGACCAGTTGGATGTGCTGCTGAGGAAGGGGCGGGGGGTATGA
- a CDS encoding type II toxin-antitoxin system Phd/YefM family antitoxin, with amino-acid sequence MQNVLADMAVSVTELKKNPSAVLSGALGGPVAVLNHNRVMGYMVPADVFERMVERLDDLELAEIIRSRRHETPIPVTLDDL; translated from the coding sequence ATGCAAAATGTATTGGCCGACATGGCCGTCAGTGTGACGGAGCTGAAGAAGAACCCCTCTGCAGTCCTGAGCGGTGCCCTAGGTGGACCCGTGGCGGTACTGAATCACAATCGAGTCATGGGATACATGGTACCCGCGGATGTTTTCGAGCGCATGGTGGAGCGACTTGATGACCTTGAACTGGCAGAAATCATTCGTTCGCGTCGTCATGAAACGCCGATTCCGGTAACACTGGATGACTTATAA
- a CDS encoding type II toxin-antitoxin system RelE family toxin, translating to MTYKLEFLPSAHKEWNKLGHTVRDQFKKKLTQRLELPRVPSDALHGMPECYKIKLKSSGYRLVYEVIDERVVVSVVAVGKRERSDVYENAKKR from the coding sequence ATGACTTATAAGCTCGAATTCCTGCCATCGGCTCATAAAGAGTGGAACAAATTGGGGCACACAGTACGTGATCAATTCAAAAAGAAACTGACGCAGAGATTGGAACTACCTCGTGTCCCCTCAGACGCGCTGCATGGCATGCCTGAATGCTACAAAATAAAGCTGAAGTCTTCTGGATACCGACTTGTCTACGAGGTTATTGATGAGCGTGTAGTCGTTTCTGTCGTGGCGGTTGGTAAGCGCGAACGTAGCGATGTTTATGAAAATGCCAAGAAACGTTGA
- a CDS encoding MarR family winged helix-turn-helix transcriptional regulator, whose protein sequence is MNISSSMVLAARHWRKICQTTLINYGISEACAVPLLMIGRLGEGVRQVTVAQAAGMESPSLVRLLDQLCQDGYVCRTADVHDRRAKCLSLTATGRELVQAVEIELVRLRHEVLEGIAQSDLEAALRVLRAFELANHSPVVNP, encoded by the coding sequence ATGAACATCAGCAGCTCCATGGTGCTGGCCGCCCGGCATTGGCGCAAGATCTGCCAGACCACGCTGATCAACTATGGGATCTCCGAAGCCTGCGCCGTCCCGCTGTTGATGATCGGGCGTCTGGGCGAGGGCGTGCGGCAGGTCACAGTGGCCCAGGCGGCGGGAATGGAAAGTCCCTCGCTGGTGCGTCTTCTGGATCAGCTGTGCCAGGACGGTTACGTCTGCCGCACCGCAGACGTTCATGACCGGCGCGCCAAATGCCTGAGCCTGACCGCGACCGGTCGGGAATTGGTGCAGGCCGTTGAAATAGAACTGGTGCGCTTGCGTCACGAGGTGCTCGAGGGCATCGCGCAAAGTGATCTGGAAGCAGCGCTGCGGGTTCTCAGGGCTTTTGAATTGGCCAATCATTCACCGGTGGTCAATCCTTGA
- a CDS encoding FUSC family protein, whose translation MSGFFTGMPSARDWFYGVRTFAASMIALYIAMLMQMPRPYWAMATVYIVSSPFVGPTSSKALYRAVGTLLGAAAAVFFVPMFVQSPYVLVVVIALWTGTLLFLSLHLRTANSYALMLAGYTLPLIALPVVDNPLAVWDVAEARTEEIFLGIAVAAVVGAMFWPRRLAPVFNDSVSKWFADASTYSLRFLSRNVQPDEVSALRGSMVATFNTLEMMIGQLPHEGARPQTVRDTKELRGRMIHLLPVIDALDDALYALERRTPELVARFAPLLTATTEWLEHKNADPESWQALKNQLDALQPSAEALDDRKQLLFSNALYRLGEWIDVWQDCRSLQYAIQCESQDSWRAVYRHWRLGRLSPFLDRGLMLYSAASTVTAIIVASVLWILLGWTDGGAAVILAAVACSFFASMDDPAPQIYRFFFWTAMSVLFASLYLFLILPNLHDFPMLVLAFAVPFICIGTLTVKPQFYLGMLLTLVNTSSFISIQGAYDADFLSFANSNLAGPVGLLFAFVWTLVARPFGAELAAKRLTRFSWRDIVSLTEPASLAEHRQLGVQILDRLMQHLPRLAMTGQDTGIALREVRVALNLLDLLAYTPRVSGVPQALLHQVVAEVGEYFKACLKAGERLPAPSPLLMTLDRTRRALDSECDDGARLHLLHALSGLRLALLPGVEFVGTGEREEPLPHGIDGAPL comes from the coding sequence TTGAGCGGTTTTTTTACCGGCATGCCCTCGGCGCGGGACTGGTTCTACGGGGTGCGCACGTTCGCGGCATCGATGATTGCGTTGTACATCGCCATGCTCATGCAAATGCCCCGTCCCTATTGGGCGATGGCCACTGTCTATATCGTTTCCAGTCCGTTTGTGGGCCCGACCAGTTCCAAGGCGTTGTACCGCGCTGTCGGCACCCTGCTCGGTGCCGCGGCCGCGGTTTTTTTCGTGCCGATGTTTGTCCAGAGTCCGTATGTGTTGGTGGTGGTCATTGCACTGTGGACCGGGACGCTGCTGTTTTTGTCGCTGCACCTGCGCACCGCCAACAGTTACGCCCTGATGCTGGCGGGTTATACCTTGCCGCTGATCGCCTTGCCGGTGGTGGATAACCCGCTGGCGGTGTGGGACGTGGCTGAAGCGCGGACTGAAGAAATCTTCCTCGGTATCGCCGTGGCGGCGGTGGTGGGTGCGATGTTCTGGCCTCGGCGGCTGGCGCCGGTGTTCAACGACTCGGTGAGCAAATGGTTTGCCGATGCCTCGACCTATAGCCTGCGATTCCTCAGCCGCAATGTGCAGCCGGACGAAGTCAGCGCGCTACGCGGATCGATGGTCGCGACATTCAATACCCTCGAAATGATGATCGGCCAGCTACCCCATGAAGGCGCGCGGCCGCAAACCGTGCGCGACACCAAGGAATTGCGCGGGCGCATGATTCACCTCTTGCCGGTGATCGACGCGCTCGACGACGCGCTCTACGCCCTCGAACGACGTACGCCGGAGCTTGTGGCCAGGTTCGCGCCGCTGCTGACGGCAACCACCGAATGGCTGGAGCACAAAAATGCCGATCCCGAATCCTGGCAGGCACTGAAAAACCAGCTCGACGCCCTGCAACCGTCCGCCGAAGCCTTGGACGATCGCAAGCAACTGCTGTTTTCCAACGCCCTGTACCGCCTCGGCGAATGGATCGATGTGTGGCAGGACTGCCGCAGCCTGCAATACGCCATCCAGTGCGAAAGCCAGGACAGCTGGCGCGCGGTGTACCGGCACTGGCGGCTCGGGCGGTTGTCGCCATTTCTCGACCGTGGGCTGATGCTGTATTCGGCGGCGTCTACGGTTACCGCGATCATCGTCGCCTCGGTGCTGTGGATTCTGCTCGGCTGGACTGACGGCGGCGCTGCGGTGATTCTGGCGGCGGTGGCGTGCAGCTTCTTTGCCTCGATGGACGATCCGGCACCGCAGATCTACCGGTTCTTTTTCTGGACGGCGATGTCGGTGCTGTTCGCCAGCCTTTACCTGTTCCTGATCCTGCCGAACCTGCATGACTTCCCGATGCTGGTGCTGGCCTTCGCCGTACCCTTCATCTGCATCGGCACCCTGACGGTCAAGCCGCAGTTCTACCTGGGCATGCTGCTGACCCTGGTCAACACCTCGTCCTTCATCAGCATTCAGGGGGCCTACGACGCGGACTTCCTCAGCTTCGCCAATTCCAATCTGGCCGGCCCCGTGGGCTTGCTGTTCGCTTTTGTCTGGACCCTGGTCGCGCGGCCGTTCGGTGCGGAACTGGCAGCCAAACGCCTGACCCGTTTCAGTTGGCGCGACATTGTCAGCCTCACCGAGCCGGCCTCGTTGGCCGAACATCGGCAGTTGGGCGTGCAGATCCTCGATCGCCTGATGCAGCATTTGCCGCGGCTGGCCATGACCGGCCAGGACACCGGCATCGCGCTGCGGGAGGTGCGCGTGGCACTGAACCTGCTCGACTTGCTCGCTTACACGCCGCGTGTGTCCGGCGTGCCGCAAGCGCTGCTGCACCAGGTGGTGGCCGAAGTCGGCGAGTACTTCAAGGCGTGCCTGAAGGCGGGCGAACGCTTGCCAGCGCCAAGCCCGTTGCTGATGACCCTCGACCGCACCCGTCGCGCCCTCGACAGTGAGTGCGATGACGGCGCCCGCCTGCATTTGCTGCATGCCCTGAGCGGCTTGCGCCTGGCCTTGTTGCCGGGTGTGGAGTTCGTCGGCACAGGCGAACGTGAAGAACCGCTGCCCCATGGCATCGATGGAGCGCCTTTATGA
- a CDS encoding DUF1656 domain-containing protein has translation MIGDLDISGVFLPTLLVLMGITYMLFLLVHGLLTRLHFYRLVWHRALFNVALYALLLGAVDSLSRYLMT, from the coding sequence ATGATCGGTGACCTGGATATCAGCGGGGTCTTCCTGCCGACGCTGCTGGTGCTGATGGGTATTACGTACATGTTGTTCCTGTTGGTGCACGGGTTGCTGACGCGTCTGCACTTTTACCGTCTGGTCTGGCACCGGGCATTGTTCAACGTGGCTCTCTACGCTTTGCTCCTCGGCGCCGTGGACTCACTCAGTCGATACCTGATGACATGA
- a CDS encoding HlyD family secretion protein yields the protein MKKPFLTIGRVVLTLLIVTFAVVVVWRMVMYYMFAPWTRDGHIRADIVQIAPDVSGLIQQVDVHDNQWVKRGQVLFSIDQDRFKLALRQAKAAVADRKETLAQAQREARRNRGLGNLVPGEQLEESQSRVARAEVALMEAQVAVDSAQLNLDRSTIRSPVDGYVNDRAPRHQEFVTAGRPVLSVVDSNSFHIDGYFEETKLDGIHVGQRVDIRVVGDRARLRGHVESIVAGIEDRDRSSGSNLLPNVNPAFSWVRLAQRIPVRIAFDEVPADFRMIAGRTATVSIMDDQTRETAQ from the coding sequence ATGAAAAAACCGTTTTTGACCATCGGTCGCGTGGTTCTGACCCTGCTGATCGTGACCTTCGCCGTTGTCGTGGTCTGGCGCATGGTGATGTATTACATGTTCGCCCCCTGGACCCGGGACGGGCACATTCGTGCCGATATCGTGCAGATCGCCCCGGATGTCTCCGGTCTGATCCAGCAGGTGGATGTACACGATAACCAGTGGGTGAAACGTGGCCAGGTGCTGTTCAGCATTGACCAGGACCGTTTCAAACTGGCTCTGCGCCAGGCGAAGGCGGCGGTTGCCGACCGTAAGGAGACCCTGGCCCAGGCGCAACGGGAAGCCAGACGCAACCGTGGCCTTGGTAATCTGGTACCGGGCGAACAACTCGAGGAAAGCCAGTCCCGGGTAGCCCGTGCCGAGGTGGCGCTGATGGAAGCCCAGGTCGCAGTGGACAGTGCCCAGCTCAACCTCGACCGCTCGACCATCCGCAGCCCGGTGGATGGCTACGTCAATGACCGTGCGCCGCGCCATCAGGAATTCGTCACCGCCGGACGCCCGGTGTTGTCGGTGGTGGACAGCAATTCCTTTCACATCGACGGCTATTTCGAAGAGACCAAGCTCGATGGCATCCATGTCGGTCAGCGCGTCGACATTCGGGTGGTCGGTGACCGTGCACGCCTGCGCGGGCACGTCGAAAGTATCGTTGCCGGCATCGAAGACCGCGACCGCAGCAGCGGCAGCAACCTGTTGCCCAACGTCAACCCGGCGTTCAGCTGGGTGCGGCTGGCCCAGCGGATTCCGGTGCGGATCGCCTTCGACGAGGTGCCGGCGGACTTCCGCATGATTGCCGGCCGCACGGCCACGGTGTCGATCATGGACGATCAAACCCGGGAGACTGCGCAATGA